In Alphaproteobacteria bacterium, a genomic segment contains:
- a CDS encoding phosphohydrolase, with protein sequence MVRLISRLSFILICCSFLGYAADEQQLVPTIFGPQKTDHPIVYALLDSKPMQRIKNVDQSGALYYFGHVPAYSRYDHSVGVWALLKMFESSVGEQVTGVLHDASHTAFSHTGDYLFGHMSKTNSYAENQHSYQDKIHLKFLAEADLLEILACGGLSLRDVDPDNGSNLALEQPLPDMCADRIEYNLHTGLLFNKITAEEIQDVIKDLRFDGKKWFFIDTKSALKLANLSLDFTKDFWGSDWNMVFNYYFSQILEKAISLGLIKDKSVRFGTDMKIFNVLVSSKDPYIQARMEACRAIRTPHTAFERISGDGSYDMYFKPKFRGIDPLVKVGTQLVRLSELDPTFAQSYSDIKDYCEKGFKVTLSVK encoded by the coding sequence ATGGTACGTTTGATTTCTCGACTTTCTTTTATTTTGATTTGCTGCTCGTTTCTTGGTTATGCAGCCGACGAACAACAACTTGTTCCCACAATATTTGGGCCTCAGAAAACTGATCACCCTATTGTCTATGCTTTGTTGGATTCAAAACCCATGCAACGAATCAAAAATGTCGATCAATCTGGCGCCCTTTATTATTTTGGGCATGTCCCCGCCTATAGCCGATATGACCATTCCGTTGGGGTTTGGGCCCTATTGAAAATGTTCGAGAGTTCTGTCGGGGAACAGGTTACAGGGGTTTTACACGATGCCTCCCATACTGCTTTCTCTCATACGGGGGATTATTTATTTGGTCACATGAGCAAGACAAATTCATACGCAGAAAATCAACATTCGTATCAGGATAAAATTCATCTAAAATTCCTGGCAGAAGCAGATCTTCTTGAGATTTTAGCATGCGGTGGATTATCCCTTAGGGATGTAGACCCAGACAACGGATCGAATCTTGCTCTGGAACAACCACTGCCCGACATGTGCGCCGACAGGATTGAGTATAATTTGCATACAGGCCTCCTTTTTAATAAAATTACCGCAGAAGAAATTCAAGACGTCATAAAGGATTTACGATTCGATGGAAAGAAATGGTTTTTTATTGACACAAAGTCAGCTTTAAAACTGGCCAATTTATCATTAGACTTTACAAAAGATTTTTGGGGTTCCGATTGGAATATGGTCTTTAACTATTATTTTTCACAGATCCTGGAGAAAGCCATCTCCCTTGGGCTTATCAAAGACAAGTCGGTAAGGTTCGGCACCGATATGAAAATCTTTAACGTGTTGGTTTCATCCAAAGATCCCTATATACAGGCCCGCATGGAGGCATGTCGTGCTATTCGCACCCCTCATACCGCCTTTGAACGTATATCAGGTGACGGGTCGTACGATATGTATTTCAAGCCCAAGTTTCGAGGGATTGACCCGTTGGTAAAAGTTGGCACTCAACTTGTGCGGTTATCGGAACTGGATCCAACCTTTGCGCAATCCTATAGCGACATTAAAGACTATTGCGAAAAAGGATTCAAGGTAACCCTTTCCGTTAAATAG
- the rpsP gene encoding 30S ribosomal protein S16 — MSLKIRLARGGAKKRPFYRIIVAEAASPRDGKFVERVGSYNPLLPQGHADRLVLNAERVKYWLSVGAQPTERVQKFMGYTGITPPVAYVENPKQSAPKKKAQERLKAAAQASA; from the coding sequence ATGTCTTTAAAAATTCGTCTAGCACGTGGTGGCGCAAAAAAGCGTCCATTTTATCGGATCATTGTCGCAGAAGCAGCCAGCCCACGGGACGGAAAATTTGTGGAACGCGTTGGTTCCTACAACCCATTATTGCCACAAGGCCATGCCGATAGGTTGGTTCTGAATGCAGAGCGCGTTAAATACTGGCTGTCCGTTGGCGCACAACCAACAGAACGCGTACAAAAATTTATGGGCTACACGGGGATCACACCACCGGTTGCTTATGTAGAAAACCCAAAGCAGTCTGCGCCAAAGAAAAAGGCCCAAGAAAGACTTAAAGCTGCCGCACAAGCCAGCGCGTAG
- a CDS encoding uroporphyrinogen-III synthase, producing MLPTVLITRPEPANSLTVLAFEAAGFQTIAEPLIQIKYQTCEIILGENIRSYQAVLVTSGMAIRALAAQTTERAFLLMCVGRKSRQLARDLGFLYVVSPPSAVENAATFVRYIEGVLSPKNGPLLYCCGDFVQADISMLLKNQGFIVGTAIVYKGIEKTELSPKALDFLRTNQGGWVTFYSPRTVDVFLKLCLCYNLAGSLSCFSTLSLSPKIEEKLDKTWWKNGIIAPTTELLIVNLKEQFEA from the coding sequence ATGCTGCCAACGGTTTTGATTACCCGCCCAGAGCCCGCCAACAGTTTAACGGTGCTAGCCTTTGAGGCTGCAGGTTTTCAAACAATAGCAGAGCCGCTTATCCAAATAAAATATCAAACATGTGAAATCATACTAGGCGAAAACATACGGTCTTATCAAGCTGTTCTTGTGACGTCAGGAATGGCGATTCGTGCATTGGCTGCGCAGACGACTGAGCGTGCGTTTTTACTGATGTGTGTCGGGCGGAAATCGCGGCAACTGGCTCGTGATCTTGGGTTTTTGTATGTTGTATCGCCCCCTAGCGCTGTGGAAAATGCGGCTACGTTTGTTCGGTATATCGAGGGGGTTTTGTCGCCAAAGAATGGCCCCCTGCTTTACTGTTGTGGTGATTTTGTTCAGGCGGATATATCGATGCTGCTTAAAAATCAGGGATTCATTGTGGGCACGGCCATTGTTTATAAGGGCATCGAAAAAACGGAACTGTCACCCAAGGCTCTTGATTTTCTAAGAACGAACCAAGGTGGATGGGTCACTTTTTATTCTCCGCGCACCGTCGATGTATTTTTAAAACTTTGTCTGTGTTATAATCTGGCCGGTTCTCTCTCGTGTTTTTCGACGCTTTCTTTAAGTCCAAAAATAGAAGAAAAGCTTGACAAAACTTGGTGGAAAAATGGGATAATAGCACCAACGACCGAGTTATTAATTGTTAATTTGAAAGAACAGTTTGAGGCATAG
- the tsaE gene encoding tRNA (adenosine(37)-N6)-threonylcarbamoyltransferase complex ATPase subunit type 1 TsaE: protein MSHSIFTIDDLKKEAITLALEIDSPCCIALWGEMGAGKTTFAKFFIQALLGDQNADVPSPTFTLVQTYQTNKGELWHCDLYRLNDPEEIAELGLLEAFQRHICLVEWPENAGSFLPKKRLDIYLDFIDETTRSYRLEKPKCKEYP from the coding sequence TTGTCCCATAGCATTTTTACCATCGATGACCTGAAAAAAGAAGCCATCACCCTGGCTTTGGAAATCGATTCGCCGTGCTGCATTGCCTTGTGGGGGGAGATGGGCGCGGGCAAAACAACGTTTGCCAAGTTTTTCATTCAGGCGCTTTTGGGGGATCAAAATGCAGATGTTCCAAGCCCCACGTTTACCTTGGTTCAAACCTATCAAACCAACAAAGGAGAGCTTTGGCATTGTGATTTATATCGCCTGAACGATCCCGAGGAAATAGCCGAATTGGGCTTGTTGGAGGCATTTCAAAGGCACATTTGTTTGGTCGAGTGGCCGGAAAATGCCGGGTCATTTTTGCCAAAAAAACGCCTGGATATTTATCTGGATTTTATTGATGAAACTACACGATCCTATCGATTGGAAAAACCAAAATGCAAAGAATACCCATAA
- the pyk gene encoding pyruvate kinase, which yields MRRFRQAKIVATLGPASTTPEAIESLFMAGADVFRLNFSHGTHPEHRQSVDHIRNLEKKLGRPIAIVADLQGPKLRVSTFETGKITLKPHQHFTLDLDPTPGNNDRVCLPHPELFPALTKGADLLLDDGKLALRVIENGKTSVMTEVITGGELSNRKGLNVPGVMLPISALTTKDRADLEFSLSLGVDWIALSFVQKPEDVIEAKGLIKDRAKLISKLEKPMAIVHLTEIVQLSDAIMVARGDLGVEMLPEEVPCIQKEIIKACRSAGKPVIVATQMLDSMVSCPSPTRAEASDVATAIYDGVDAVMLSAESASGQYPVEAVAMMNRIITKVEHDPIYRQMLEDSRPKAMDTVAGAITAAARQAAHIIRVSVTVTFSETGSTTLRAARERPESPILALTPNVGTARFLALVWGVHAIPTEEVYSFAHMVETACKSAHNAGFAEVNDKIIVIAGVPFGTSGGTNILRIATIEAP from the coding sequence ATGAGACGTTTTCGCCAAGCCAAAATCGTAGCAACCCTAGGGCCAGCCAGCACCACCCCCGAAGCCATCGAATCTTTGTTCATGGCGGGTGCGGACGTTTTTAGGTTGAATTTTTCACATGGCACCCACCCCGAACATCGTCAAAGCGTTGATCATATTCGAAATTTAGAAAAAAAACTGGGGCGGCCCATTGCCATTGTTGCAGACTTACAGGGGCCAAAGCTTCGCGTTAGCACATTCGAGACGGGAAAAATCACCCTAAAACCTCATCAACACTTTACATTGGATCTTGACCCAACTCCGGGCAACAATGATCGGGTTTGTCTGCCCCATCCTGAGCTTTTTCCTGCCCTGACAAAGGGTGCCGACTTATTGCTTGATGACGGAAAATTGGCATTAAGGGTGATTGAAAATGGAAAAACATCAGTCATGACAGAGGTCATCACCGGCGGGGAATTGTCGAACCGAAAGGGGTTGAATGTCCCTGGGGTTATGCTTCCTATTTCTGCGTTAACAACAAAAGATCGTGCGGATTTGGAATTTAGCTTGTCCTTGGGCGTGGATTGGATTGCATTGTCTTTTGTGCAAAAACCAGAGGACGTGATCGAGGCCAAAGGGTTAATCAAGGATCGTGCCAAGCTTATCTCTAAGCTAGAAAAGCCCATGGCGATTGTCCATCTGACCGAGATTGTTCAGCTTTCAGATGCCATTATGGTAGCCCGCGGGGACTTGGGCGTGGAAATGCTGCCGGAGGAAGTTCCCTGTATTCAAAAAGAAATTATCAAAGCCTGTCGAAGTGCCGGAAAACCCGTTATTGTCGCAACGCAAATGTTAGATTCCATGGTGAGCTGCCCATCGCCCACACGCGCAGAAGCATCAGATGTTGCCACAGCAATTTACGATGGTGTTGATGCGGTGATGTTGTCGGCGGAATCGGCTTCGGGGCAATATCCGGTCGAAGCTGTCGCTATGATGAACCGAATCATCACAAAAGTTGAACACGATCCAATCTACCGTCAAATGTTGGAAGATAGCCGTCCAAAAGCGATGGACACCGTTGCGGGCGCCATTACAGCAGCCGCGCGACAGGCCGCCCATATCATACGGGTGTCTGTAACCGTGACGTTCTCAGAAACTGGATCCACCACCCTAAGGGCTGCACGCGAACGACCAGAATCACCCATCTTGGCATTAACACCCAATGTTGGCACTGCCAGATTTTTGGCGCTTGTTTGGGGCGTTCATGCAATCCCAACCGAAGAAGTTTACAGTTTCGCCCATATGGTTGAAACCGCTTGCAAATCGGCGCATAATGCCGGCTTTGCAGAGGTTAACGACAAGATCATCGTGATTGCCGGCGTTCCCTTTGGGACGTCTGGGGGGACGAATATTCTGCGAATTGCAACCATAGAAGCGCCGTAA
- the rimM gene encoding ribosome maturation factor RimM (Essential for efficient processing of 16S rRNA): MICLGEIVAPHGIKGWVKIKTHTESPDGIVAYGPLVNDQGVVVKIDIKQIKSWNSILVSVPGCTTRTQSEALVKTKLFVNKDQLPQLEDDPSGGGEYYYDDLVGMSVLDLAGNLVGTIASVHNYGAGDFLEIKAAEESKFFTLSFQKDSVLDVDRVQRTIKIDESFLLS, translated from the coding sequence ATGATTTGCCTGGGGGAAATTGTTGCCCCCCATGGAATCAAGGGGTGGGTAAAGATTAAAACCCACACCGAATCCCCAGATGGAATTGTGGCCTATGGCCCCCTGGTTAATGATCAGGGGGTTGTGGTCAAGATTGATATAAAGCAGATTAAATCCTGGAACAGCATTCTAGTGTCTGTGCCAGGGTGTACGACGCGCACCCAATCCGAAGCCTTGGTCAAGACAAAGCTATTTGTCAATAAAGACCAGCTCCCCCAATTAGAAGATGACCCATCAGGTGGCGGTGAATATTATTATGACGATCTGGTTGGGATGAGCGTTCTTGATTTAGCGGGAAATCTGGTTGGAACAATCGCATCTGTTCACAATTATGGTGCGGGTGATTTTCTGGAAATCAAGGCTGCCGAGGAATCAAAATTCTTCACGCTTTCCTTTCAAAAAGATAGCGTCCTTGATGTTGATCGTGTCCAGCGCACAATCAAAATCGACGAGAGTTTTTTACTGTCTTAA
- the hemA gene encoding 5-aminolevulinate synthase, translated as MIEYKTFFSKKLQSLKDEGRYRIFADLERLAGQAPYALLHHGDQTKKVIVWCSNDYLGMSHHPDVTNAFIEGAQKYGAGAGGTRNISGTSHAHVLLEQTVASLHHKESSLIFSSGYTANEGALCALGEGLPDCVFFSDEKNHASMIQGIRHSQAERYVFHHNDLADLRHKLASVDIKRPKVIVFVSVYSMDGDRAPIKEICNLAKEYNALTFLDEVHAVGIYGPMGNGVAAEMGLADSIDIIQGNFAKAYGVVGGYIAASKEIVDFVRSYASGFIFTTSLPPAVAAAAQKSIEILKTDQTYRDKLHQNVRRLKDRLRGTSLVFKDSDSHIVPIVVGDPFLCQILAERLLSEFGIYVQPINYPTVPRGQERLRITVTPAHTVDQIEEFVEAVHWLWRDLGICG; from the coding sequence ATGATTGAGTATAAAACATTTTTTTCAAAGAAACTGCAGTCCCTCAAAGACGAGGGGCGGTACAGAATTTTCGCTGATCTTGAACGGTTAGCGGGGCAGGCCCCCTATGCGTTGCTGCATCATGGTGACCAAACGAAAAAGGTTATCGTGTGGTGCAGTAATGACTATCTGGGGATGAGCCACCATCCCGATGTTACCAACGCCTTTATCGAGGGTGCCCAAAAATACGGGGCAGGGGCGGGTGGTACGCGCAATATTTCCGGAACGTCGCATGCCCATGTTCTGTTGGAACAAACGGTGGCATCCCTTCACCATAAAGAATCCAGTCTGATTTTTAGTTCGGGATATACCGCGAACGAGGGGGCGTTATGTGCCCTTGGCGAGGGATTGCCCGACTGCGTTTTTTTCTCCGATGAAAAAAATCACGCATCCATGATTCAGGGTATCCGCCATAGCCAGGCAGAACGATACGTTTTTCATCACAATGACTTGGCTGATTTGCGTCATAAATTGGCAAGTGTGGATATAAAAAGACCCAAGGTTATTGTGTTTGTTTCAGTATATTCCATGGATGGCGATCGGGCCCCAATCAAGGAAATTTGTAACCTGGCAAAAGAATATAACGCGCTAACATTTTTGGACGAGGTTCATGCCGTTGGAATCTATGGCCCAATGGGAAATGGTGTGGCAGCCGAAATGGGGTTGGCGGATTCGATTGATATTATCCAGGGAAACTTTGCAAAGGCTTATGGCGTCGTTGGGGGATATATTGCGGCATCAAAAGAAATCGTTGATTTCGTCCGAAGCTATGCATCGGGATTCATTTTCACAACATCATTGCCCCCTGCTGTTGCGGCGGCGGCCCAAAAATCCATCGAAATCCTTAAAACTGACCAAACGTATCGGGATAAACTGCATCAGAATGTCAGACGGCTAAAGGACAGGCTGCGTGGGACGTCATTGGTTTTTAAGGATTCCGACAGCCATATCGTGCCCATTGTTGTGGGCGACCCGTTTTTGTGTCAAATCCTGGCGGAACGATTGTTGTCTGAATTTGGTATTTACGTTCAGCCCATTAATTACCCAACAGTCCCAAGGGGGCAGGAACGGTTACGGATTACGGTGACCCCGGCCCATACTGTTGATCAGATTGAGGAATTTGTGGAAGCCGTGCATTGGCTGTGGCGGGATCTTGGGATCTGTGGCTGA
- the rplS gene encoding 50S ribosomal protein L19, which translates to MNLLQEIEQEQVQKLLAGKSIPDFRAGDSIRVHVRVVEGERERTQLFEGVVIGRKNRGLNSSFRMRKISSGEGVERVFSLYSPNIKIEVIRQGAVRRAKLYYLRGRTGKRARIAEKRRPAVAPQTAKAAAVSL; encoded by the coding sequence GTGAATTTATTACAAGAAATTGAACAAGAACAAGTCCAAAAATTGCTGGCCGGAAAATCAATTCCTGATTTTCGTGCAGGTGATTCCATCAGAGTTCATGTCAGAGTCGTCGAAGGCGAGAGAGAAAGAACACAGCTGTTTGAAGGCGTCGTTATTGGACGCAAAAATCGCGGGCTGAATTCATCCTTTCGTATGCGCAAAATTTCATCCGGAGAAGGCGTAGAACGCGTATTTTCCCTTTATTCCCCCAACATTAAAATCGAAGTCATCCGTCAGGGTGCTGTTCGTCGTGCAAAATTGTATTACTTGCGTGGCCGTACCGGTAAGCGCGCCCGTATCGCCGAAAAAAGGCGTCCGGCAGTTGCCCCACAAACGGCTAAGGCAGCAGCAGTCTCCCTATAA
- a CDS encoding phosphotransferase, which produces MQRIPIRNEFIRRFAFCPEDLNFLASDMSLRQYYRLNKAGTPGHILMDAPKPENPEQFIRIAHYLKGVGLRAPEIIGQDLDVGFVLLEDFGDQTFTKVLKQTPEVEEGLLTMAVNVLKYLHQNAIVQPPDVPLYSVQKLVAEVGVFIDWYWPFVTGSDAPLAIKQDFMERWQLVFESMPPVPSSLVLRDYHVDNLMVLESGEDVQKCGLLDFQDALWGSVVYDFISLIEDARCDTTPSLINGLWQLFLDTVPENDHANYREAATILGAGRHTKVLGIFTRAAMRGGNSNYLCHISRLWGYLDRSFDTCPALGPIRDWFNLHAARLQLSI; this is translated from the coding sequence ATGCAAAGAATACCCATAAGAAATGAATTTATTCGACGCTTTGCCTTTTGTCCTGAGGATCTAAATTTCCTAGCAAGTGATATGTCATTGCGGCAGTATTATCGCCTGAATAAAGCAGGCACCCCGGGTCATATCCTGATGGATGCGCCAAAGCCTGAAAACCCAGAACAATTTATTCGGATTGCCCACTACCTAAAAGGCGTCGGTCTTCGGGCCCCGGAAATCATTGGACAGGATTTGGATGTGGGCTTTGTCTTGCTGGAGGATTTCGGTGATCAAACGTTTACCAAAGTTTTAAAACAAACCCCGGAGGTCGAGGAGGGGCTTTTGACAATGGCCGTGAATGTGCTTAAGTATCTTCATCAAAATGCTATCGTTCAGCCGCCCGATGTACCGCTTTATTCTGTCCAGAAACTGGTGGCCGAGGTTGGTGTTTTTATCGATTGGTATTGGCCGTTTGTGACTGGATCAGACGCCCCCCTGGCCATCAAACAGGATTTTATGGAACGTTGGCAATTGGTTTTTGAATCGATGCCTCCTGTGCCGTCCAGTTTGGTTCTGCGGGATTATCATGTGGATAATTTGATGGTGCTTGAATCAGGAGAGGATGTCCAAAAATGTGGGTTGCTGGATTTCCAAGATGCGCTGTGGGGATCTGTTGTTTATGATTTCATATCGCTGATAGAGGATGCCAGGTGTGATACGACACCCTCGCTAATCAATGGGTTGTGGCAGTTGTTTTTGGATACGGTTCCGGAAAATGACCATGCCAATTATCGGGAGGCGGCCACCATTCTGGGTGCGGGGCGCCATACAAAGGTTCTGGGGATTTTTACGCGTGCTGCTATGCGGGGTGGTAATTCGAATTATTTATGTCACATTTCCCGATTGTGGGGATATTTGGATCGATCCTTTGACACGTGCCCGGCGCTTGGGCCTATCCGCGATTGGTTTAACTTGCATGCTGCGAGACTACAGCTCTCTATTTAA
- the trmD gene encoding tRNA (guanosine(37)-N1)-methyltransferase TrmD — MFPVWRSTVITLFPEMFPGPLAHSLAGRGLQDGLWQLDTINIRDFATDKHRTVDDTCAGGGAGMVLKADVVDRALQAGLEAYPKDNRPAIIYLTPRGKPLQQADTRRLIKDHPAGCVLLCGRYEGVDDRVIRHWQQEYSLIEISIGDYILSGGEMAALVLMDACVRLLPGIVNKQESLESESFELDLLEYPQYTKPQNWQGKVVPEILLSGDHKKIAAWRLSQAEIITQERRPDLWDAYLDKKKET, encoded by the coding sequence TTGTTTCCTGTTTGGCGTTCGACCGTTATAACGTTGTTTCCTGAGATGTTCCCTGGGCCCTTGGCGCATTCATTGGCGGGACGGGGCTTGCAGGATGGGCTATGGCAGCTGGACACCATCAACATCCGTGACTTTGCCACAGACAAACACCGTACCGTTGATGATACCTGTGCGGGTGGGGGTGCTGGGATGGTATTAAAGGCAGATGTTGTGGACAGGGCGCTGCAAGCCGGATTGGAAGCCTATCCAAAGGATAATCGCCCAGCAATCATTTACCTAACCCCCCGGGGAAAGCCATTACAGCAAGCAGACACCCGTCGATTAATCAAGGATCATCCAGCCGGGTGCGTATTATTGTGCGGTCGGTATGAGGGGGTTGATGATCGCGTGATTCGCCATTGGCAACAGGAATATAGCCTTATTGAAATCAGCATTGGCGATTATATTTTGTCCGGGGGCGAAATGGCGGCCCTGGTGTTGATGGATGCCTGCGTCAGATTATTGCCAGGAATCGTCAACAAGCAAGAATCCTTGGAATCAGAAAGTTTTGAGCTGGATTTATTGGAATATCCACAGTATACTAAACCTCAAAATTGGCAAGGAAAGGTCGTGCCTGAAATACTGCTGTCAGGTGACCACAAGAAAATAGCCGCATGGCGCTTATCACAAGCAGAAATAATAACACAGGAACGTCGCCCAGATTTATGGGATGCGTATCTTGATAAAAAAAAGGAAACCTAA
- the ffh gene encoding signal recognition particle protein, whose translation MFQSLSGRLTGILDKLKGRGILTPEDVTAVLREVRIALLEADVALPVVKQFIDQVRDRAIGQEVIRSIAPGKMVVKIVHDHLVEMLGTKEEGLNLAAPAPLSILMVGLQGSGKTTTTAKLGKFLKEKFHKKVLMVSLDIYRPAAQEQLSILGQQLTISTLPIIAQQKPLDIAKRALEEAKKQGIDVILFDTAGRLHIDQDLMEEVTALKQFINPIETLLVADAMTGQDAVTIATGFHDAVGLTGLVLTRVDGDSRGGAALSMRAVTGCPIKFMGTGEKTDQLEPFQPERIASRILDMGDIVSLVERATEVISQEDAEKLAKKMQKGHFDLDDMAKHLEQMLKMGGLTSLLGLLPGASKMKDKLKESGVDDKMIRQQVGIVRSMTRLEKKDFRILNASRKRRVAAGCGQTVADVNRLLKQFQQMQTMMKQMGKLGQKGMMRQGLKGLFGR comes from the coding sequence ATGTTTCAATCTCTATCGGGACGATTAACAGGCATTCTGGACAAACTCAAGGGGCGTGGGATCCTAACGCCAGAGGATGTAACCGCCGTCCTACGCGAGGTACGCATTGCGCTGCTAGAGGCTGACGTGGCATTGCCCGTGGTCAAGCAATTCATCGACCAGGTGCGTGATCGCGCCATCGGCCAAGAAGTCATCCGAAGTATTGCCCCGGGCAAAATGGTCGTTAAAATCGTCCACGATCATCTGGTTGAAATGCTGGGCACCAAGGAAGAGGGCTTAAACCTGGCAGCCCCTGCCCCGCTTTCCATTTTGATGGTGGGGTTACAAGGGTCGGGCAAGACAACCACGACGGCAAAGCTGGGTAAGTTCCTCAAAGAAAAATTTCATAAAAAAGTTCTGATGGTATCGCTGGATATTTATCGCCCAGCTGCGCAAGAACAATTATCCATCTTGGGACAGCAATTAACCATTTCAACCTTGCCCATTATCGCCCAACAAAAGCCGCTGGATATTGCCAAGCGCGCGTTAGAGGAGGCCAAGAAGCAAGGCATCGATGTTATTTTATTTGATACCGCCGGGCGCCTTCATATTGACCAGGATTTAATGGAGGAGGTGACCGCCCTCAAGCAATTCATCAATCCAATAGAAACGCTGTTGGTGGCCGATGCGATGACGGGCCAGGATGCCGTCACCATTGCTACGGGGTTTCATGATGCCGTTGGGCTTACGGGCCTTGTGCTGACGCGCGTTGATGGCGACAGCCGGGGGGGTGCGGCACTTTCGATGCGCGCAGTTACGGGATGCCCCATTAAATTCATGGGGACAGGAGAAAAAACAGACCAATTGGAACCCTTCCAACCGGAACGTATTGCCAGCCGAATTTTGGATATGGGCGACATTGTCAGCCTTGTGGAGCGTGCCACAGAAGTTATTAGCCAAGAAGATGCTGAAAAACTTGCAAAAAAAATGCAAAAAGGGCATTTTGATTTAGATGATATGGCCAAGCATCTGGAACAGATGTTGAAAATGGGTGGACTGACAAGTTTATTGGGATTATTGCCGGGTGCCAGCAAGATGAAAGATAAGCTCAAGGAATCCGGAGTTGACGACAAAATGATTCGCCAGCAAGTTGGTATTGTTCGATCCATGACGCGTTTGGAAAAGAAAGATTTTCGAATCCTTAACGCATCACGGAAACGAAGAGTGGCAGCGGGATGCGGGCAAACAGTGGCGGACGTGAATCGTCTCCTCAAGCAGTTTCAGCAGATGCAAACCATGATGAAACAAATGGGGAAACTTGGTCAAAAAGGAATGATGCGCCAAGGGCTAAAAGGGCTTTTTGGGCGTTAG